In Humulus lupulus chromosome 7, drHumLupu1.1, whole genome shotgun sequence, the following are encoded in one genomic region:
- the LOC133790449 gene encoding origin of replication complex subunit 1B-like, giving the protein MAKTARTTALQSPRRPNHSPRVNSKSTLTPSTPRTSTPGPRRSTRRTSLNFDSEIQTPLKGIDLVEKPIESSAKKTPRNLKKGEGVDAKTIRKSLDFPEDSIRGKRNRNAVVPKTPDVKKTSNSEKKSDKRTRKVEKDPTHVEEVLFSPASPEQPESRKRKRGNGRTVVTKAMDSKDKNLGKKKGGALSKKRVYYKKVVYDEGEFEVGDDVYIRRREDASSDDEDPEVEECRVCFKSGRAVMIECDDCLGGFHLKCLKPPLKEVPEEDWICGFCQARKMGKEVQLPRPPVGKKLARTMRDKLLSSDLWAACIESLWKEVDGSYWCRVRWYVIPEETASGRQPHNLRRELYRTNDLADIEMECVLRHCYVKNPKEYAKACDEGDDVYLCEYEYDIRWHSFKRLAEIDDNEEDEESESDEDWKVCKDVDSDTDDDMYYEEENVQNIRAKSYSAHELAANSRKGRFFGLEKIGMKKIPEHVRCHKQTDLERAKATLLLASMPKSLPCRNKEMEEISSFIKGAICDDQCLGRCLYIHGVPGTGKTMSVLAVLRNLRSEVDAGSIKPYCFVEINGLKLASPENIYRVIYEALTGHRVGWKKALQLLNERFSEGKKFGKEDDRPCILLIDELDLLVTRNQSVLYNLLDWPTKAHSKLIVIGIANTMDLPEKLLPRISSRMGIQRLCFGPYNYQQLQEIILSRLKGIDAFEKQAIEFASRKVAAVSGDARRALEICRRAAELTDYRLKKLSANAISVSEEKTLVGMGEVEAAIQEMFQAPHIQVMKSCSKLSKIFLTAMVYELYKTGMGETTFEKLAMAVSCLCTSNGEAFPGHDILLKIGCKLGEWRIVLCESGTKHKLQKLQLNFPSDDVAFALKDNKELPWLAKYL; this is encoded by the exons ATGGCGAAGACTGCCAGAACAACAGCCCTTCAATCCCCGAGGAGACCCAACCACTCTCCTCGTGTCAATTCCAAGTCCACGCTCACTCCTTCAACTCCGCGAACCTCAACACCTGGTCCTCGTCGGTCGACTCGGCGGACTTCGCTCAACTTCGATTCCGAAATTCAAACTCCACTGAAGGGTATTGATCTTGTTGAGAAGCCCATTGAGAGTTCAGCGAAGAAaactccaagaaatttgaagaaggGGGAGGGAGTCGATGCAAAGACGATTCGGAAGTCCCTCGATTTCCCTGAGGATTCGATTAGGGGGAAGAGAAATCGAAATGCTGTGGTTCCCAAAACCCCAGATGTGAAAAAAACCTCGAACTCTGAGAAAAAGAGCGATAAACGTACTCGCAAAGTGGAGAAAGACCCAACTCATGTGGAAGAAGTTTTGTTCTCTCCGGCATCGCCAGAGCAGCCGGAGTCAAGAAAGAGGAAAAGGGGGAATGGAAGAACGGTGGTTACTAAAGCTATGGATTCAAAAGATAAGAATTTGGGAAAGAAGAAGGGTGGGGCATTATCGAAGAAACGAGTTTATTACAAGAAGGTTGTGTATGATGAGGGTGAATTTGAGGTGGGGGATGATGTGTATATCAGGAGGAGAGAGGATGCGAGTTCAGACGATGAAGACCCGGAAGTGGAGGAGTGCAGGGTGTGCTTTAAGTCCGGGAGGGCCGTGATGATCGAATGTGATGATTGTTTAGGTGGCTTCCATTTGAAATGTCTGAAACCACCATTGAAGGAGGTTCCAGAAGAAGATTGGATATGTGGGTTCTGCCAGGCTCGGAAGATGGGCAAAGAGGTTCAGCTTCCAAGGCCCCCGGTAGGGAAGAAATTGGCTAGAACAATGAGGGATAAGCTTCTTTCTAGCGATTTGTGGGCTGCTTGTATTGAAag TTTATGGAAAGAAGTGGATGGTAGCTACTGGTGTCGAGTACGTTGGTATGTAATCCCTGAGGAGACTGCTTCTGGAAGACAACCTCATAATTTGAGGAGGGAGCTTTATCGCACTAATGATTTGGCTGACATTGAG ATGGAATGTGTGCTTCGACATTGTTATGTCAAGAaccctaaagaatatgcgaaggCCTGTGATGAAGGGGATGATGTGTATCTATGTGAATATGAATACGACATACGTTGGCACAGTTTCAAGCGGCTTGCTGAAATTGATGACAATGAAGAG GATGAAGAGTCAGAAAGTGATGAAGACTGGAAAGTTTGCAAGGATGTGGACTCTGACACAGATGATGACATGTACTATGAAGAAGAGAACGTCCAAAATATACGAGCGAAATCATATTCAGCTCATGAGTTGGCTGCA AACTCTCGAAAGGGACGGTTCTTTGGACTTGAAAAAATTGGGATGAAGAAAATCCCAGAGCACGTAAGATGCCATAAGCAGACTGACCTTGAAAGAGCAAAGGCAACACTTCTGCTGGCATCAATGCCAAAGTCACTTCCTTGCAGGAATAA AGAAATGGAGGAGATATCTTCCTTTATCAAAGGTGCCATATGTGATGATCAATGTCTGGGCCGTTGCCTCTACATTCATGGTGTTCCTGGAACTGGCAAG ACAATGAGTGTATTGGCAGTACTGAGGAATCTAAGGTCTGAAGTTGATGCAGGAAGCATAAAGCCCTATTGCTTTGTGGAGATTAATGGTCTAAAATTGGCATCACCAGAAAATATTTATAGG GTTATATATGAAGCATTAACTGGGCACAGGGTTGGTTGGAAAAAGGCTCTCCAATTGCTAAATGAACGATTTTCAGAAGGAAAAAAGTTTGGCAAAGAGGATGACCGACCTTGTATTCTTCTCATTGATGAACTTGATCTTCTTGTTACCAGGAATCAGTCG GTTCTTTACAACCTTCTAGACTGGCCCACTAAAGCACATTCCAAATTGATTGTGATAG GCATAGCAAATACAATGGATCTTCCAGAAAAGTTGCTTCCTCGTATTTCAAGCCGTATGGGAATTCAAAGGCTTTGTTTTGGCCCCTATAACTATCAGCAACTTCAAGAAATTATTTTGAGTCGCCTGAAAGGAATTGATGCATTTGAGAAACAGGCTATAGAATTTGCTTCAAGGAAG GTAGCTGCTGTTTCAGGAGATGCTCGTCGTGCTTTAGAAATTTGCAGGCGTGCTGCAGAACTCACAGATTATCGATTAAAGAAACTAAGCGCAAATGCCATTAGTGTTTCTGAAG aaaaaacacttgtTGGCATGGGAGAAGTGGAAGCAGCCATTCAAGAGATGTTCCAGGCACCTCATATTCAA GTGATGAAAAGTTGTTCTAAACTGAGTAAAATTTTCTTGACTGCTATGGTGTATGAACTTTATAAAACAGGAATGGGTGAAACCACCTTTGAAAAG CTGGCAATGGCTGTCTCATGTCTCTGTACAAGCAATGGAGAAGCATTCCCTGGACATGACATTCTTTTGAAAATCGG GTGTAAGCTTGGTGAATGGAGGATTGTTTTATGCGAGTCCGGTACTAAGCACAAGTTGCAAAAATTGCAACTCAACTTTCCAAG TGATGATGTAGCATTTGCACTCAAGGACAATAAGGAACTACCTTGGCTAGCTAAGTATCTTTGA